GGGGGTGGTCAGGCGGTTGGCGTGATGGACATAGTCGAAGCCGTAGCGGCCCTTGACGCACAGGCGGCTGTGGTTGGAGGGGCCGTCGCGGCCGTTCGTATAGAGAATTGTGTCGTCCTTCACATGATAGGTGAGCAGGCAGCCCACGCCACAGTAGGGGCACACGGACTTCACCTGCCTGTCCGACGCCACTTGGCCCACCTCATGGGCGGGCATCAGGGCACCCGTGGGGCAGGCCTGGACGCACTCGCCGCAGGTGACGCAGGTGCTGTCTCCCATGGGGTCATCGAGGTCGAAGACGATCTTGGAATGCTCGCCGCGGAAGGCATAGCCGATGACATCGTTGACCTGTTCCTCACGGCAGGCGCGCACGCAACGGGTACACTGGATACAGGTATCCAGGTTCACGGCGATGGCGGCGTTGCTGAGGTCGGGGGTGGGCTGGGGGCGCTGCCCGAAGCGGGGCCGGCCCACGCCGAGCTTGCCGGCCCAGTGGTCGAGCTCGGAGTTCGGTGTATGGGGAGAGGTCGTCTGTTCGGGCATGTCCGCCAGCAGCAGTTCGAGCACCATGCGCTGGGACAGCCGGGCGCGATCGCTGTCGCTGCGCACGGTCATGCCGTCCCTGGGCGCCCGGCAGCAGGAAGGTGCCAGGACCCGCTCGCCGTCGATCTCCACCATGCAGGAGCGGCAGTTGCCGACCTCGCGATAGCCCTCCTTGAAGCACAGGCTGGGGATCTCGACGCCGATGCGCCGGGCGGCCTGGAGGATGGTCTCGCCCTCCAGGGCCTCCACGGGCTGGCCGTTGAGGTCGAATCGGATGGTGCTCGCGGCGACGGTTTGGGGGTTGGCAGCCATTAGCGGTCGAACTCCTGGGGAAAATATTTGAGGGCACAGCGCAGCGGGTTCGGGGCCGCCTGACCCAGGCCGCAGATGGAGGCGTCTACCATGGCGGTGGACAGCTCCTCGAGCAACGCCTCGTCCCAGGTCTCCTGCTCCATCAGGGCCACGGCCTTGACCGTCCCCACGCGGCACGGTGTGCACTGTCCGCAGGATTCGTGGGCGAAGAAGCGCATGGCATTGAGGGCGGCCTGGCGGGCGCTGTCGTGGTCGGACAGCACGATGATGGCGGCCGAACCGATGAAGCAGCTGGAATCCACCTCCTGGAGGGTGTCGAAGTCCAGGGGCACGTCGGCCTTGGATGCGGGGAGGATGCCGCCGGAGGCGCCGCCGGGGAAATAACCGTACAGGGTGTGGCCGTCCAGCATGCCGCCACAGTACTCATCGATGAGTTCCCGCAGGGTGATACCGGCGGGGGCCAGGTGGACGCCCGGACGTTTCACCCGGCCGCTGACGGAGAAGGAGCGCAGGCCGTGGCGGCCGTGGCGACCCTGGCCGGCGAACCACTCCGGGCCCTTTTCCAGGACATCCCGCACCCAGTACATGGTCTCCAGGTTTTGTTCCAGGGTGGGTCGCCCGAAGACGCCCACCTGGGCCACCAGGGGCGGGCGCAGGCGGGGCATGCCGCGTTTGCCTTCGATGGACTCCACCATGGCCGATTCTTCGCCACAGATATAGGCGCCGGCGCCCCGCCGGATATGGACCCGGGGCAGGGGACAGGGCGGATTAGCTTCCAGGTCTGCCACCGCCTGGTGGAGGATACCCTCGGCGGTGGCGTATTCGTCCCGCAGGTAGAGATAGACATCGGGGGCGTTGACGGCCCAGGCGCCGATGAGGCTGCCCTCCAGGAAACGGTGGGGGTCACGCTCCAGATAATGGCCATCCTTGAAGGTCCCGGGCTCGCCCTCGTCGATGTTGATGGTGACATAGCGGGGCTCGGGCTCGTCGCGCAATGCACGCCACTTGCGCCCTGCCGGAAAGCCGGCGCCCCCCAGGCCCCGCAGCTTGGCGTTCTCCAGGGTGGTGATGATGTCCTCCACGTCGCGCCGGCCCGCCACACACTCGGCCAGCAACTCATAGCCCCCCTCCTGGCGGTAGGCGGCGTAAT
Above is a window of Gammaproteobacteria bacterium DNA encoding:
- a CDS encoding NAD(P)H-dependent oxidoreductase subunit E encodes the protein MTNVAQSKTLPRKGSGKKRGHLKGRQPQEQALAEVRVLLGDGPRRRDLLIEYLHLIQDGYRHISAAHMVALAHELGLAMTEVYEVATFYHHFDVIKPGDTPPPPLTVRVCDSVTCEMYGCDELMATLKAKLGPGVRIQPVPCVGRCHEAPVVVLGRNPIGHATPETVAAAVDAGSVKPPAPAGVTHYAAYRQEGGYELLAECVAGRRDVEDIITTLENAKLRGLGGAGFPAGRKWRALRDEPEPRYVTINIDEGEPGTFKDGHYLERDPHRFLEGSLIGAWAVNAPDVYLYLRDEYATAEGILHQAVADLEANPPCPLPRVHIRRGAGAYICGEESAMVESIEGKRGMPRLRPPLVAQVGVFGRPTLEQNLETMYWVRDVLEKGPEWFAGQGRHGRHGLRSFSVSGRVKRPGVHLAPAGITLRELIDEYCGGMLDGHTLYGYFPGGASGGILPASKADVPLDFDTLQEVDSSCFIGSAAIIVLSDHDSARQAALNAMRFFAHESCGQCTPCRVGTVKAVALMEQETWDEALLEELSTAMVDASICGLGQAAPNPLRCALKYFPQEFDR